The Nocardia sp. NBC_01503 sequence GTCCTGATCGGACTCTTCCTGTTCGTACCGGAGACCCGGATGGGCAAGGCCGCGCCGGGACTCGATGTGGATGGATTCCTGCTCAGCGCGGCCGGTTTCGCCCTGCTGGTATTCGCGCTCATCGAAGGCCAGACCTACGGCTGGTGGAAACCGCTGCGCGAGTTCCCGATGCCCGGATTCCACTGGTCCGAAAACGCTTGGATCTCACCCATTCCCGTCTTCCTGGCGCTGGGCGTATTGGCGCTGGTGCTGTTCATTCGCTGGGAGACGCATCGGAATCTGATCGGGCGCTCGGCGCTGTTGGATCCCAAACTCTTCCGGATACCGAGTTTCCGCTGGGGCAATATCACCGCGTTCGCGGTCTCGCTCGGTGAATTCGGCCTGCTGTTCGTATTGCCGTTGTTCATGGTGAATGTGCTCGGATTGTCCACGCTCGGTGCGGGTTACGTGCTCGCGGCAATGGCGGTCGGCGCATTCTTCGCCGCCGGAATCGCCGAGGGCATCGTGCGCAGGATCGGACCGGTGCGCGTGGTGCAGCTCGGCCTGGCCCTGGAGGCCGTCGCCATCGCGCTGGTGGCGCTGTTCGTGACCCCGCACATCTCGGCCTGGTGGCTGGCCTTACTGCTCGTCGTCTACGGCATCGGCCTCGGGATGGCCTCGGCGCAATTGACCGGTACGGTGCTCGCCGATGTGCCACCGTCGAATTCGGGCCAGGGCTCGGCGGTCCAGAGCACGGTGCGACAGGTCGGTTCTGCCTTCGGTATCGCGGTGGTCGGCGCCCTGCTGTCGGTGGCGCTCGGACACGATCTGCCGCGCCGCCTGGACGAGGTGAAGGCTCTGCCCGCCAGCGCGGCCCACGCGCTCTCCACCGCCACCCGGGAATCGGCGGGCGGGGCCATCTCCGGAGTCCGCGATCAGAACGGTGCGGCGGCGGTGCTGGACGCGCTCTGCCGCGGCTTCACCGATGCCACCCGCACCACACTGCTCGCGGCCGCGCTGTTCCTGATGATCGGTCTGGCCGCGGCCACCCGCATTCCCTATCGCGCGGCGGACGCGCCGACCGCCGTCGACGCCGCGGACGGCGGGTCAGGCGTCGATCAGGCCGAGGGCGTGCAGCCGCTGAAAGACCAGGAGTGAACCCGGGGCCACATGCTCCATGGCCTGATACTCGGCGAGCGTGAACCAGCGCAGTTCGGCGATCTCACCGGAGGCTCGGGGCTCATCGGCGAGCTCACCGAGGAAACAGGTCATATGCAGCCGAGTGCCGGGCGCGTGGCCGTACGCCTCCGCCTCGAAGACGCCGAGTTCGGCCACCTCGACGGTGTCCACGCCGAGCTCCTCGCGAATCTCGCGGTGCAGCGCCGAAACCGGGGTCTCACCCGGATCGATCTTGCCGCCGGCCATATAGAAGACATCTTTGCCGGTGGACCTGGTCTGCAGCAGACGACGATCCCGGATATGCGCCAGAGCCGCTGTGCGAATCACGGCCTCGACCCTACCGAGCGGTGTCACCATGCGTCGGCGGGGCCAGTCGCCAGTGCCGGGTGAGCGCATCGGCGATCTCCGGGAGTACGGTCACCGGAATCCGCTTACCGCGCAGCATGCCGCGAATCTCATTGACCTGCTCACGTTTACGCATGTCGTAGGCGTTCGCGATGGGCTTGACCACCGGCGGGATGGAGAGCAGCACCAACTCGCCGTGCGGCTCCTGACCGCCATTGAGATCCAGCGCCAGCGACCAGCGCGCCTGCTCATCGAGCGCGAACCGACCGGCCACCACCCGATCCCAGGCGAGAGTCTCGGCGCCCCAAGGGGTTCGCCGCACAATCGAATCCTCGGTCAACACCACGCCATCGCGCCCGAACAGCAGAAACAACAGGGCGATCCCCGCCGCGATCCCGAGCAGCAATCCGGTGAACACCCGATTCACCCCGAAGGCCCCGACCATGCCACCGCAGATCGCCGCCGTAACCAACACCGCGGCCACGCCGTACCAGGCGGCCCGCCGCCCCGGCACCACACCGGCCCGCACCATCGTCATCCCGCGCGCACCATCGAACATCGCCTCCCGCTTCTGTGCTGCGCGTCACCGTACCCGCAAGACGGCCCCGCGCGCAGTGTGCGTACGGGGCCGGTGCTTTCGCGGCGTACGGCTCACGCCTCCAGGGCGACGGCCGCCTCGGCGGTGTAGACCAGGAAGGTCAGCGACTCCTGGAAGTACAGCTGGACGGATTCGGCATCGTGCGAGAGATAGCCGATGGAGAGATCCTGGCCGATCTGCAGGTCGAAATCCCCACCGCGGGTGGAGAGCACGAATGCGCCGTCGATGGCCGGGGCCCAGATGATCTCGCCGTCGATCAGCCGCTCGATATGGGTCCGGATCGGATGTCCGTGATCGGAGGTCTCGCTGACCGCGGTGTACAGATCGGCGGAGAGCAGCACCGAGTACGGTCCGTCCACGCCCGCCAGCCGCAGCTTGCTCAGGGCCTGGGTGACGGCCTCGGGAGCCAGCTTCGGATCGCCCGGCAGCTTCACCGGTTCGGATGAGGTGCTCGCGCGGATACCGACGATCCCCGCGGCCGGATACCCCTCGAACAGCGCCCGGTCCTCGGCGAACGCGACCTTCTTGGCCGCCTCCTTCACCGCGTCCAGATCGGTGTCCTTGGCCCCGCGCTCCACATTGTCGAGCTCATCGCGGGACAGGCTGAACGGCACCCGCAGCTCCACCAGCGGCACCACCACGCGCTGGCGCGCCTGCACCCCGTCACCGGGGGAGGTGATGGGCGCGGTGCGGCCCACACCCACCGCGGAGTAGTCCGCGCCGTGCGGTCCGGAGACATCGACCACGCGCCGACCGGCGATGTGCCGCTTGAAGGTTCGGGTCGCCTCCTCCTCGATCGCCGTCCAGGCGGCGGAGGTGATCGGCGCGAGTTCCCGGTGGAGGTTGTTCATGCTCTAACTCCTTTTCAACGTGCCGATTCCGAGGGAACCATCGTGGGAGACAACACCATTGGTTGCCGGAGATTCCCGAACTTGCGCGGCCGCCGGCGCGGGTGCGTCCGGCAGCGCGTCGAAGAACCCCAGGGGCGGGGCGAAGAACGAGGTGCCGGTGACGGCCGTGGAGAAATCCAGGATGCGGTCGTAGGCCGCTTCGTCGGTACCGAGGAACATGCGCTCGAGCATCACCTCGGTGACCGCGGGCGTGGCCGAGTACGCGACATAGTAGGTGCCGAACTCGCCGTCCTTGACGCTGCCGAAGGGCATATTGGCGCGCAGGATGGTGCCGTTGTCGTCCTGGTCATTCACGGCCACATGGGAATTGGCGGGCTTGTCGGCGTCGGAGAGCTCGAAGTCGTCGAGCTTGGTGCGCCCGATCACGCGCTGCTGCTCCTCGATCGAGAGCGCCTTCCAATCACCCAGGTTGTGCAGATACTTCTGCACGATCACATAACTGCCACCGGCGAATTCGGCGTCTTCGTCGCCGACCAATGCCGCCGAGACCGCGAGCGCGCCCGCGGGATTCTCGGTGCCGTCGACGAAGCCGAGTAGATCGCGCTGCTCGAAATACCGGAAACCGACGGTTTGATCGACAATGGTGGCGGCCCCGGCCAGTCGTTCGGCCAGCGTCATCGCCAATTCGAAGCAGGCGTCCTGGTTCTGTGACTTGATGTGGAAGAGCAGGTCGCCCGGGGTCGCGGGGGCCTGATGCCGCTCCCCGATGTAGGACGGGAACTCGTGCAGTTCAACAGGTTTCGCACCCGCGAAGAGGCGATCCCAGGCGGCGGAACCGATGCTCGCGATGCAGTCGAGCCCCGCCCCCGGTATCCGGAAGCCGACGGATCGGCGTAATCCAGGCAGATCCGCCAGTAGATCGCGTACCACCGCCTCGCCGCCCTCATCGATGGTCGCGACGAGGAAGATCGCGGCGGGCGTAAGCGGGTCGAGAATCGGCTGCGGCTCACCCATGCGGTCCAGCCTAGAACGGACACTGGTCAGACCGGTCGGCCGGTAGCCCCGTGTCCGCTATTTCGCGACGGTGAGCAGGAAGGCCACATCGTCGATGGCCTTCACACTGTGCCGCGCGTTCGGGATCACCAGCAGGTCACCGGCGGATCCCTTCCATTCATTGGTTCCGCTGATGAGAGCCAGCACACCACTGAGCACGACCATGGTGGCCTCGCCCGAGTTCTCGTGCTCGGCGAGGGACTGCCCCGCGGTCATGGCGATCACCGTCTGGCGCAGGCTGTGCGCGTGCCCGCCGTAGATGGTGAGCGAACTACGTCCGCTCGATGCGGTCGCGGCCAGCTTGAGCTGCTGGCGGGCGACCGCGGTCAGCGACTTCTTGTCCATGGACTGCCTTTCGCCGGAGTATCCGTGAGTATGCCGGACTACTTACTGGGCGACCGGCAGATTGGGCCGTTCGTTCGCAGGAATTACCGGAGTGGAATCTTCGCGTTATCGGGGTTCACGCAGATAACGACGGAAGCGGAAGCGCAGACCCTTCGCGGACTCTCGCCACGGATCCTCATCGGCGGTCCACTCCGGGCCGATGGGTGCGGCATAGCAATCGCCGGCGACATCGGAGTCCACCTCGGTGACCATCAGCTCGGTGGCGAACGGCATTGCGGCGCGGTAGATCTCACCACCACCCGCGACCCAGACCGTTCCGGTGCCGCTCAGTTCGAGGGCCTCCTCGACCGAGCTCGCCCGTTCGGCCCCCTCGGCGGACCAGTCCGCCTGCCGGGTCACCACGATATTGCGACGGCCCTCCAGCGGACGGAAGCGCGCGGGCAGTGAATCCCAGGTGCGCCTGCCCATCACCACCGGATGGCCCCAGGTGACCTCTTTGAAATGCGCCATATCCTCGGGCACGCGCCAGGGAATGGCATTGTCCAAACCGATCACCCCGTCCGGGGTCTGGGCCCAGATCAGCCCGATGGTTCTCACGCTGTCGCCAATTCGGTGTGATCGGGGCCCTGCGTGGTTACGCGGGCTGCCGCCTCCGGGGCCTGACCGCTCACACCGCCACCGCGGCCTTGATCGCCGGATGATGCTGGTAATCCTGGATTTCCACATCCTCGTACACGTAATCGAAGAGTGTCGGCGCGGGGCGCAGATTCAACTTCGGGAACGGATACGGCGCACGCGTCAGCTGTTCGCGCACCTGCGCCACATGATTGTCGTAGATATGCACGTCGCCACCGGTCCAGATGAAATCGCCGGGCAGTAGCTCGGTCTGCTGCGCCACCATCTGTGTCAGCAGCGCATAGCTCGCGATATTGAACGGCACACCCAGGAACAGATCCGCACTGCGCTGATACAGCTGGCAGGAGAGTTTGCCGTCCGCCACATAGAACTGGAAGAAGGCATGGCACGGTGCGAGCGCCATCCGATTCAATTCGGCCACATTCCAGGCCGACACGATCATGCGCCGCGAATCCGGATCGGTGCGCAGCGTCTGCAGCACCTGCGAGATCTGATCGATATGGGTGCCGTCCAGACTCGGCCAGGACCGCCACTGCGCGCCGTAGACCGGACCCAGATCGCCATTGGCGTCGGCCCATTCGTCCCAGATGGTGACCCCGTGCTCCTGCAGCCACTTCACATTCGAATCGCCGCGCAGGAACCACAGCAACTCGTAGACGATCGACTTGAGATGCACCTTCTTGGTGGTGATCAGCGGAAAGCCCTGCGACAGGTCATAGCGCAGTTGATGTCCGAAGATGCTGCGGGTACCGGTACCCGTGCGATCCGCCTTCGGGGTGCCCGACTCCAGCACCAGCCTCAGCAGATCCTCGTACTGAGTGTCGCGCGGGGCCTGGCTCTGGGGGTCTCGAGGGGCGGTATCCACGCCTGGCAAGCTTACGCACCCACCCGCCCCGCGCTGCGGCACCCTTCCGGCCTGGCATGCTGTGGCGCTGTGCGAAAGCTCTATGTGATCGGAATCGGAGCCGGTGATCCGGACCAGGTGACGGTGCAGGCCGTCAAGGCCATGCGCCGGACCGACG is a genomic window containing:
- a CDS encoding MFS transporter, which translates into the protein MTEEQLDLGRKKWITLGVLALGLSMVVLDGTIVSVSLPVIIDQLSLNFTQAQWVTSIYAVVLAALLITSGRLGDRFGRRNMFALGVLVFLAGSVLAASATSAWPLLWGRIVQGIGAAGVMPGTLATMNALFRGRDRVIAFAVWGSVISGVAAIGPLLGGWLTTNYTWPWIFLVNIPLGAVVLIGLFLFVPETRMGKAAPGLDVDGFLLSAAGFALLVFALIEGQTYGWWKPLREFPMPGFHWSENAWISPIPVFLALGVLALVLFIRWETHRNLIGRSALLDPKLFRIPSFRWGNITAFAVSLGEFGLLFVLPLFMVNVLGLSTLGAGYVLAAMAVGAFFAAGIAEGIVRRIGPVRVVQLGLALEAVAIALVALFVTPHISAWWLALLLVVYGIGLGMASAQLTGTVLADVPPSNSGQGSAVQSTVRQVGSAFGIAVVGALLSVALGHDLPRRLDEVKALPASAAHALSTATRESAGGAISGVRDQNGAAAVLDALCRGFTDATRTTLLAAALFLMIGLAAATRIPYRAADAPTAVDAADGGSGVDQAEGVQPLKDQE
- a CDS encoding NUDIX hydrolase; translated protein: MVTPLGRVEAVIRTAALAHIRDRRLLQTRSTGKDVFYMAGGKIDPGETPVSALHREIREELGVDTVEVAELGVFEAEAYGHAPGTRLHMTCFLGELADEPRASGEIAELRWFTLAEYQAMEHVAPGSLLVFQRLHALGLIDA
- a CDS encoding family 1 encapsulin nanocompartment shell protein; protein product: MNNLHRELAPITSAAWTAIEEEATRTFKRHIAGRRVVDVSGPHGADYSAVGVGRTAPITSPGDGVQARQRVVVPLVELRVPFSLSRDELDNVERGAKDTDLDAVKEAAKKVAFAEDRALFEGYPAAGIVGIRASTSSEPVKLPGDPKLAPEAVTQALSKLRLAGVDGPYSVLLSADLYTAVSETSDHGHPIRTHIERLIDGEIIWAPAIDGAFVLSTRGGDFDLQIGQDLSIGYLSHDAESVQLYFQESLTFLVYTAEAAVALEA
- a CDS encoding Dyp-type peroxidase; this encodes MGEPQPILDPLTPAAIFLVATIDEGGEAVVRDLLADLPGLRRSVGFRIPGAGLDCIASIGSAAWDRLFAGAKPVELHEFPSYIGERHQAPATPGDLLFHIKSQNQDACFELAMTLAERLAGAATIVDQTVGFRYFEQRDLLGFVDGTENPAGALAVSAALVGDEDAEFAGGSYVIVQKYLHNLGDWKALSIEEQQRVIGRTKLDDFELSDADKPANSHVAVNDQDDNGTILRANMPFGSVKDGEFGTYYVAYSATPAVTEVMLERMFLGTDEAAYDRILDFSTAVTGTSFFAPPLGFFDALPDAPAPAAAQVRESPATNGVVSHDGSLGIGTLKRS
- a CDS encoding cupin domain-containing protein; translation: MDKKSLTAVARQQLKLAATASSGRSSLTIYGGHAHSLRQTVIAMTAGQSLAEHENSGEATMVVLSGVLALISGTNEWKGSAGDLLVIPNARHSVKAIDDVAFLLTVAK
- a CDS encoding dihydrofolate reductase is translated as MRTIGLIWAQTPDGVIGLDNAIPWRVPEDMAHFKEVTWGHPVVMGRRTWDSLPARFRPLEGRRNIVVTRQADWSAEGAERASSVEEALELSGTGTVWVAGGGEIYRAAMPFATELMVTEVDSDVAGDCYAAPIGPEWTADEDPWRESAKGLRFRFRRYLREPR
- a CDS encoding thymidylate synthase, with translation MDTAPRDPQSQAPRDTQYEDLLRLVLESGTPKADRTGTGTRSIFGHQLRYDLSQGFPLITTKKVHLKSIVYELLWFLRGDSNVKWLQEHGVTIWDEWADANGDLGPVYGAQWRSWPSLDGTHIDQISQVLQTLRTDPDSRRMIVSAWNVAELNRMALAPCHAFFQFYVADGKLSCQLYQRSADLFLGVPFNIASYALLTQMVAQQTELLPGDFIWTGGDVHIYDNHVAQVREQLTRAPYPFPKLNLRPAPTLFDYVYEDVEIQDYQHHPAIKAAVAV